From the Argentina anserina chromosome 3, drPotAnse1.1, whole genome shotgun sequence genome, the window taatataaggttataatacattagtgaacacttcggcgatcgataactcaaaatcaaaatatggtcaatcgacaccagtagatgtgatcggtatatatatttagggaacccgtaaaaagttcttccgttttggacatggtttgaccgttcgtaccaacggttaactaaaaaagaggcgttttaacATAGTGGTGTGGACatgtcctcccttagggtataatagtggtgttttcgatttaccaaaaattctgacggtcaaacgtagtccgaattggatgaaatttttacagggtcactaaatatatataccaatcacatcggctggtctcgatcgatcccgacatgttttttcatatagtcgcttcataatgcgttagttttaatataaacctaatataaaaggttataatacattagtagacgctTCGGCAatcaataactctagttcgaaatatgatcaatcgacaccagtagatgtgatcggtatatatatttagggaactcgtaaaaatttcgtccgttttggatattgtttgaccgtccgtacctacggtcaacaaagaaaaatccgttttgacatattaaaatcctcattgaccggggctttaccaaattggtttccttggtgcgactacacacaatcggtgacaaaaattatgtgatttcagatatgcaaacgacttttggtgttcgtATTTTgttaatgggtcttcccttatgacatattagtgttgttttcggtttaccgaaaattccgacggtaaaacgagttccgaattagatgaaatttttatagggtcactaaatatatataccgatcatatctactggtgtcgatcgatcccaagaagtttccttaatatagttgcttcataatgcaatagtcttattctaaacctaataaaatatgtatgtataatattttattattttggcgggcttttacgggccgggcctcaCGGGCTTTTGACGGGCcaggccttgcgggcttttaacgggccgggccgagtttcacacctctaatttaagcccggccctctacccacggaaacGGGCTTcggcgggctttctcgcgggccgggccgggtaaaagccaGTCGGGCTTACGGGCCTCCGCGAGCTTTTCgggtccgcgggctaaatgatgaggcctaacgTAGGGActcacggcggcgagggagGACGTCTCGACCTCGGGATTTGTAGCAGAGGGCCGCGCGATGCTTATAAACTTTAAAAACAATCCAAtaaattgttaaaaaaaaaactcgggttattacaagctTCTCTTTATCCACCACAAGATTTCTTAAACTCAGCAAAACCTCTTGTAGAATTTATTCAAGGAAAGTGCAAAACAAGAAGATTGGTCTTTGACGCCTCACAAATTGCTGCTCTCAAGTCCAAAGCTGCTAGTGCTTCTGTGCCAAGTCCTACGCGCGTCGAAGTAGTGTCAGCACTCATCTGAAAATGCGCCATGGAAGCATCAGGATCGAACTTGGGTTAGATAAGGCCTTCCTTGTGATGTCAAGCCCTGAACATGCGTAGAAGATCAGGGCAGGCCTTCACGGAAAACATATTGGGAATTTTTCGGTAGTACTTTGTAGCAATGACAGTAGAAAGTGAAGTAGATCTTCAAAGCCTGGTTGCTTCATTTCGGAAATGCATGGAGGACTATAAAGTAGTTACTGCTGAGCAGGCCTATCTAACAGTCAAAGAGTCTGGGAACTTCTTGGAAAAGGAGGGCGTAGACAACTACAGTTGCAGCAGTTGGTGCTGGTTTCCCTTCTATGAATCCAACTTTGGGTGGGGAAAGCCATCATGGGTAAGTCTCCCTAGTCtccaatataaaaaaatatggtTAAATTGATGGATGCAAAAGATGGCAATGGCATCGAAGCGTCCTTGACATTCTTAGAAGAGGACATGGCCATGGTCGAAAGCAATCAGGAGCTGCTTGCTTATGCAACTCTGAATCCAAGTGTCATTAGCTAGTAACCGGAAAAAGTCCATGTTGTGCTCCTAGTTAAATGTGATCTCCATTGTTTTCGTGCTCGGTCTTTTGAGAAGTAAATCTACCCatctgtgtttctttttacgACCAGAATGAGAAGTTCAATTCAACATAAAGAGGTTTTGATTGCTGGGAATTGAAATGTTTGTTTAATTTCATGAATGAAATAAAGTCGTCTGCTAGAAAGTATTTGGAGACATAGATCAATTAAGTATGTAAAAAGCTACCAAGTCAGGTTAAAAAAAAGCAACTAGAATTAATTTACTGAGCATTTTAACGGTGAAAGTATATTGAGTATGATTGGGACAAAGAAATATAACCTGAAATTTTCCCGAAATCCGCAGCTGGAGTCCATGAGCACAACCAGACCCTTAGCTCCTTTTAGAAAATTGCTTTGATGCTTGTGGACTTATGGTTTCTGACTCTGACCTGCAAAGTGAGCACATGAGATTTGATTATTTCCTGCAGTTGTTGATTCTGTCAATGGACTTCATATTCCACAAACTGCTATTATATACAGAACACATCAGTCTTCGAGCAGACAAGCACTCTGATTAATCAACAGAAATGGCCCTTTAAGCTTTATATAGTTGTTAGTTGGTAGCTGAATGATTAGGCTGAGTTAACCGAATTGCTAAAAGGGGGATTTAAGTCTGTGTAATGAGTTTTACCATTTATTAGTTATTACTGGATACAATTCTCTGATTCTCTCTCCATCCACTATTATCTTCCAACATTAGGAAAGGCATGAAGCCAAGTAAAACCACATTAAAGTGGAAGGCGTTTCATCATATATTCCTGACTAGGAAAATAATGGAAATTAAAGGAAGACAAACCTAGGCAAAGATAAGTCATGAGTGAAATTCAAATAACTCTTTTTTTCTCTGCTTATTGTGAACAGGAActacttaaaaataaaaaccagaTAAAGAGCTGATCCTGTTATAATTCCACAAAAACTCGAACATTCCCTGAACATTTATGCTGTCTAATCAATCTTTCTGGGAACAACTCCCCACTGTTAAGTAAATGATGACATATGGGATTTCAACCATTCTGACCATAGaagataaaattaaatatGGATCAAGTTGAGATCAAGATCATATCAAAATAATTACCAAATTATCTGGAAATCACTATCCAAAACTGaagaaaactaaaaataataataataataacttTAATTAGTGTGGAGGACATTAATAAgcacacatgcaaaacaagATTGATATAATAACGCCGGATGAGACAATAAGGAGTGCGTTGCACACTTGCATTATTTATcaagaacaaaataaaaaaaaattgtttagCATTGCTTTCATTGTGTGACGAATCAAGCTCTCTGGATATATCAGTCTTGTAAACTAGAGTATGGATCAAGATGGCTTTAGAGGATCCAAGTTGAGGTCAAGAACATGTCCTAATAAATACTGAATTATCTGGAAATCACAATAATAATGAGTGTGGAAGATATTAATAAGCACAAATGCTAAACAAGGTCGATATAATAATGCTGGATGATACAATAGGGAGCAGCTTCCAGTATTGTATAAAAGCAAAGTAAAACTGTGGACTTGCATTGGTTTCACCATGTGATAAATCAACTTCTCGATCTGTATATGTCAGTTTTTGTAAACTACAGAAGTATGGATCAAGACATTCAAGTGGCTTTAAAGATCAAAGTTGTGATCAGGACCCATATTCATCTCTAAACTCCAAATTtgatagatcttttaccacagAGCCAGCCAACTAGTATtagtatatattaatatactaTTTAACCAGGCCAAACTTTCCTATTATGACGGTTCTTGTAATCCTACAACTACAATTTGTTTATTACTATTACAGATTAAGATCACCATCAATCAGTGTATAATATTATAGTTCTTAGATTATTTCTATAGTCTAAAAACAAAGACTACAAGAAACTTAGATATAAGGATTATCTGATGCGATgcaatttgaaaaataaaataaaaaattgtgtAGTGGTATAGTGGGTATCAACTATCACACCAACTGAGAAAAGAGGTATAGTAGGTATGGAAGCAAGAGAGTACATCTCTTTCACAGTGATGCCAATTTGGTCATTTGGATTATATATTGTAGTTAAGAGGTCAGTAATGCCAAATGTTCATAGGTTGTTACCAGATATTATGAATACCAGCTACATTTTCGGAAATTATAAACCTTGGattataaatattttaagAATACCATATTTTGACTTCAGTTCAACAGTAAAAGCTACAGAGTTTCAGTCTAAGAAGTTGGAAAATGACCAAATAATACATACAACCTCGGGTCTCCaggaaacatatataaataatataataaagCTAGGTGATAAATGTTGACCGAGGCAGCGAGgccaaacaaagaaaaagaaaaaagatgacTAAAATTGACTTACATTGCAGAGAAGCCGCCCATCTGTGTCTTTATATGGAGGGTCTTTGTTATGGTAACTCAATGTGAAGCAAGATGAGTTCAGAGATTAAGGTTGAAGTCCTTCAAAAAGAAACAATCACACCATCCTCTCCAACTCCTCCCCACCTTGAAAATTTGAGCCTCTCTGTTTTTGATCAGCTCCAGCCTGAATTTTATGTCCCACTACTTCTCTTCTATCCCAACAATAGGGATGGCAGCAATGTTGATCACCAGTCTTTGGCAGCAGAAAGATCAAACCTTTTAAAAACATCATTGTCTACAACCCTCACTCACTTCTATCCGTTTGCAGGAAAATTTGAATATAATGTTTCGATAAGTTGCAATGATCATGGGGCTGCATTTCTTCAAGCCCAAGTGAACTGTCCCATATCCAAAGTTCTGGAAAAACCTGATCACGAGGTTTTAAAACAATTGCTTCCAGCTGATATAGCATCCACACAAGAAATCGCAGGCCACCTTCTACTCGTCCAGGCCAACTTCTTTGAATGTGGTGGGATGGCAATTGGAGTCAACATCTCTCATAAGGTTGGTGATGCTTTTACATTCAGCAAATTCATTAATAGCTGGGCTGCAATTTCTTTGGGCTCCAGTGCTTCTGATCATATAGTGGTTCCAGCGGtagaatttggagttgtggcTTCTATCTGTCCACCACTAGATTTCTTCAACTCGGGACTACCTATTGCTGAATTTGCGAAAGGAAAATCGGTCACAGAAAGACTCGTGTTTGAAGCCTCAAAGATTGATGCTCTGAAGGCCAAAGCTGCCAGCTCCACCGTGCCAAATCCTACACGTGTTGAAGTTGTATCTGCACTCATTTGGAAATGCGCAACAGAAGCATCAAGATCAAACTCGGGTTATGTGAGGCCATCTATATGGTGTCAAGTGGTGGACATGCGGAAAAGATCAGGGCAGCCCTTGACAGAAAATGCACTGGGCAACTTTGTTTGGTTTTTTGCATCAATGACAATGGAAAGTGAAGTAGATCTCCAAAGTCTGGTTTCTAAGTTAAGGAAAGGCATTGAAGAATTTGAAGATAAATATCCAAATGGAGTTAGTCCGCAGGACGTATGTCAAACCATACAAGAATCTGGGAATCTCATGACAAAGGATGGTATTGACAATTACAGTTGCAGCAGCTGGTGCAGATTTCCCTTCTATGAAGCCAATTTCGGATGGGGTAAACCATCATGGGTAAGTATCTGTACAATGCCAGCCAAGAACACAATTCAATTGACAGATACGAGTGATGGAAAGGGAATAGAAGTATCATTGGCTTTGAAAGAAGACGATATGGCCATTATCAGTAGCAATGAGGAGCTGCTTGCATATGCATCTCTAGATCCAGCTGCTGTTTAGCCagtagaagaaagaagaagaaataaagCAATATTTTCAGAATCTTCTCAtcgttttcatatttttcattgCTTTGATGCTTGTTCTGCTcgttaagaaaaaaaagtccGTTTGCTTTCACACTTCTACTAAAGTGTAAATGTTTTGATGGTGTCACTCCTTCTCTTGATGAAATTCTTGTGCAAGCTGTTGAGGACAGAAAAGTAACCGATGCATGATCCCCATAACAAGCTAGGGACATCAACATGAAGCGCCATTCAAACAttatgtaacgaccctaaaatttcgagcttcaaaactcaaaatcttaaaatcgttaaacacaaaaataatctcaatgaaatcgaaatcattttaatgtcgcaacggatcacatctgagtttaaaatataactcagtcaaaccgattattacaaacccaaatgataattcatcatataacaaatggaattgtataatcctcacaacaacctcacaaataaaatcacaccaaatctcacacacaatccacgctggaacctcaccacgactggatgcgatcgacttcgagtcttcggagtcgtcactcaatcaccactactcagcacctgcggaagtatcccctacaccattgaaattggtgcaccgggattgcaacacaaacccggtaagctttacagctcgtatgagtaaaatattaaaataactctcgtctcataaaagacacaactccacatcaacacagtataatgaaaatcatgagaaaacgagcaacccatctggttactctaatactttcacaaaatggtaactaatgagcgctggtacacatctgttacccctcacttagtataccgctgatgttgggtaaccacccgccacccaacatccaaaacaagctgagtacccatgagcagataaccacccgttacctcccatgcagtactatggcagacagactagagctctaactgtatcgtaactttcgcccggccaaaggctaggttccgacttgcctcacatgtacaataatctcacatcatattgtaccacacatcacgtccgaagacaaatcacaatatttcacattttccgtgataaaatcacatgtacaataatctcacatcatattgtacgttttaaaactttcacaatatatccataataaaaatcgtaacagtatattatatagcaaactatatatattcgtatttatttaccatttatacaatatatacattgtccactatatcatatacatgtcatatttcataaacacctgaaaaattacgtacgataatctcacatcatatcgtaccattaaaatcacacatgcacaatttttctgtcaccgaaatgactatttttaatgaattaataacagtatgtaatttaatgaactatatatatatatatatatgtatttattaccattatactatatatacgtagtccactaagttatatacatgttgtaattcattaaataaacacacttgcaaaaatgttgaatcaccacgagggtagattcgtaattcagtgagattttactcaccttatcgactcgagcgtaaatcctcaattcccgatgataattcctttcctcgattaatgatcaccttaaaagaataagaaaagaatttagaatcgtttcgtaaacctttaaatgccgtaacagtattaattggttactgtttagcaattttcggttttacgaaattactgttcacggttcactattcacggttactgtgcaatactcaattaatacgtatttctgtgagtataagtactatatacgtatttctgtacgtataaatactatatacgtatttctgtacgtataaatattatacacgtatttctgtacgtataaatattaaatacgtatttctgtacgtataaataataatacgtatttctgtacgtataaatattaatacgtattttctgtacgtataaatattaatacgtatttctgtacgtataaatattaatacgtatttctgtacgtataaatacgatttaaatgtaaatacaaactcagtaataaaatttactaaattacccttttacaaattactttttacatttactgaaaagtaatttataattgagtttttttcaccaacagtccctcaactctggtgtacctaccaatgtgatatctcaactcttaatcgtaccaatgtgatacccagactctagtattgctatcattgaagtacttccgttagtttttttcaacttttccgttatcttggtgacgtggcaagtacgtgaggcccacaaagagggttaaaagacaaaattaacctcatctgagaagagcaatgtttttcccgccctttaccttgagaaagacacccaacaattccaattttggcgccaattttccctccctactccttaatttgtgtctcttatctaaactaaagaactaccgccaactagtcgaccacaatctgataaaacctagatcaatctcattttctatttttactctAGCACCTGTTAAACTAacataataaatatagaaatttatatggaacatctcatttccacaatctcataagaatataaaaacacataacttaacgaaattcaaatacatgtttaagtaccattagttgccaccttttatgttgatttgccatgattttttcttgtaagaactaatggtacatgtagttgaatttcgttaagttatgtgtttctatattcttatgagattgtggaaatgagatgttccatataaatttctatatttattctgttagtttaacaagtgctagggtaaaaatagaaaatgagattgatctaggttttatcagattgtggtcaactggttggcggtagttctttagtttagataagagatacaaattaaggagtatggagggaaaattggcgccaaaattggaattgttgggtgtctttctcaaggtaaagggcgggaaaaacattgctcctctcagatgaagttaattttgtcttttaaccctctttgtgggcctcacgtacttgccacgtcaccaagataacggaaaagttgaaaaaaactaacggaagtacttcaatgatagcaatactagagtctgggtatcacattggtacgattaagagtggaggtatcacattagtaggtacaccagagttgagggactgttggtgaaaaaaactctttataattacatttaccgaaggtaaaaattaattacatttaccgtagtaaataaaatttacatttacatttcagtaaattaccaaaatacccctatcggaaaacactgtcgcaccaccgcacgtggcggcgcgtggggtacacacgccacccgccggcaggccgcgcgtggggcacacgcgccgagccctgGGACGGCGCGtaacacgccaccgccgccccatttctctccctttttctcctctcttctccgccacggcctcacgccgcccctagactATCCACaccctcacacgcgccgcttaaGGCGACGGTGTccccctcctccttcctccgTCCCCGATCTGCAACCAAACCTTCCCAATCcaacaaaaccacaccaaacaATCGACTAAATCAACTCACCCTTACCTAAACCACGCCTTGGAGTCACCGGTGATCGTCGGAGGGATGTATGCCAGCGGCGATGAAATCTGCAGGCCTCGGGTTGATGCGGAGGGACTCACCCCGGCGCGGGGAGGTGTGGCGAGCTCGAGGGTGGCTGAGGGAGTCCTTGCGGCGATGCTAGGCTGGGCGGTGTACTTCACGGTGCCTCGGAAGGAGGCAGATCGGTGAGAGGATTTTCGGAGAGAGGGAGGGCTCGGGGTGAgtgagagagagcgagagagggagagagagagagaagggaggcGGGCCGAAtgaggggtttccaattatggaaaccctaatctcataaatgttctatttatactagtttccaaatcggaaactaacttccgacgttaataaattttacgtacgatgtccgtttcgaacgtgtcacatactcacgaactcgtatcgacgagctctacaacttccgtgaagaaagttttcgaaaccgagcaacggattaaaagtcgatataaacgttcggaaacgtaacgtttttttttcgaattaaacgttccgataacgtatccgttactcgtttcataacgtcgtaaccaatcacatccattctaattaaatttcacaacttaataaaattaaattcaatttcaaatattgtttgaaaacgagggttattacacatTATCAGCATaggtttcttttcttcatcaaaaAATTGTTATTTGTGGGAATGTTATATTAATTGGATCTTCAATTTATGTGAATAAGTTCTGTAACAGTTAAGGCAAGCAAATAATAAGCATGATGATCATAACGATAGCGTTTGTGAACTGTGATTGTTCCATGACAAATTGAGGTTTCATCTGCCTTAAATTTGTCATCTTAGAACAGGACAGAGGACATAAAAATGAACCCTACTGTAAAACTATAAATTTCCCAACAGCAAAAACAGTCATAAATAGTAATATCGAATTTAAAGTTTGTTGATTCACCACTATTCCCAGAAGGTTACTAATGAACTACAAAAGTTTAATACTTGAATGACTTTTAACGAAAgaaacataaaagaaaaacagaaataTATTGCGTGTCTGTAACCAAAGATACAATCCAAAGTATGAAATCAATGGGGATAAAAATTAAAGATCCTTTAGGAACTATTTATAAAACAATTGCACGGTAATATGATTGATTGCAAACAAGGGAAACAAAGCTTCGAAcctcaattttctttttccctgAAAAAATGGGATTTGGCGCCCAATAACCATTTTCCAGCTTCTGAAATTGAACCAactgtgaagaagaagaagagtacTAGAGTAGGAAGAATGGGTTTTGAAAGCATTTGGGTAGTGGGCTTGCAAGGGTGGGCCTCTGGTTTGGGCATTAATTTTACAATCAATCAAAAATAATAAGATCTCCTCATAAAAAATGATCTTCACTTGCTCAAATGCATGTTAACAGCATGTGAAAGCTTCCTcataacttttcaattctcatatgtTTATAACTTTTTCATGTTTTATGTTCTGCTTATATTTTGGATCAGTTCTACTCTGAAGTTGTAATtataattatgtatcttttctgaTCTTTTTATTGCAACTTGTTAGTTATATTCATTTTCTCTTATCACTGTCATCCTCTTGATACATGTCTTCTAGCTTCCAGACTTTGATTCCAATCAATGATCAgacaataatttaaaaaaaaatattgatcCCATCCTAATGATCCAATTGTCTTGAACAGCCCAactcatttttgttttattacgTCTCATTGTCCCTTTACAACTATCCAAGTCTCATTATAACAATGCTGTAACATTATTAAATAGATTCAAGAGTTGTCACTCCTCTACTGGCTGCGTGGTGAGTCTGCGGCTTTATGCCTTTATATGGAGTATTCTTCGTTGTGGAACTCATCTGGTACTGATAGAGTTAGCAAGATGGGTTCAGAGGTGAAGGTTGAAGTTGTTCGCAAAGAAACAATTAGACCATCCTCTCCAACTCCTCACCACCTTCGATTTTTCAGCCTCTCAATTTTTGATCAGCTTTCTCCTCCACTTTATATCCCACTACTTCTGTTTTATCCCAACAATGGTGATTGCCAACATTCTTTGGTTGTTGAAAGGACCAAGCTTCTGAAAAGTTCACTATCCGAAACTCTAACTCGCTTCTACCACTTTGCAGGAAGAGTTTTGGATAATGCTTCAGTCTGTTGCAATGACCACTACCAAAATTCATGACTTAGACGACAACGACATTTCGTCACCTAAGATCTTATTTTCGTCGTCTTAAGTCATTAGGCAATGAAATTTTTGTCATCTAAGTTCCATCAACTAACTGCTGTCACCCAAGTACTTAGACGACGAAATTTAGTGTTTCGTCACCTAAGTACAGTGTAAGACGACAAAGTGACTCTTGTTGCCTAATAAATAAAGTGACAAATGTAAATACTTAAACGACGAATTAGATTCGTCACAAAcctcattaatatatatattttttatcagctaataatatatttttctgaaattaattaaagaaatatttttttgtattaatatttattaaattttaagATGATGGATAATCAGATTTTTTAGTACATCAATTAAGTTTATTAGCCTTAATTGTCCttaatcaccaccaccacataCGCACATTTCAACAACGTTGAAATCACCACCACCAGGATGTCGTAGCTCACCACGTT encodes:
- the LOC126788033 gene encoding BAHD acyltransferase At5g47980-like, encoding MSSEIKVEVLQKETITPSSPTPPHLENLSLSVFDQLQPEFYVPLLLFYPNNRDGSNVDHQSLAAERSNLLKTSLSTTLTHFYPFAGKFEYNVSISCNDHGAAFLQAQVNCPISKVLEKPDHEVLKQLLPADIASTQEIAGHLLLVQANFFECGGMAIGVNISHKVGDAFTFSKFINSWAAISLGSSASDHIVVPAVEFGVVASICPPLDFFNSGLPIAEFAKGKSVTERLVFEASKIDALKAKAASSTVPNPTRVEVVSALIWKCATEASRSNSGYVRPSIWCQVVDMRKRSGQPLTENALGNFVWFFASMTMESEVDLQSLVSKLRKGIEEFEDKYPNGVSPQDVCQTIQESGNLMTKDGIDNYSCSSWCRFPFYEANFGWGKPSWVSICTMPAKNTIQLTDTSDGKGIEVSLALKEDDMAIISSNEELLAYASLDPAAV